In Candidatus Polarisedimenticolaceae bacterium, the genomic stretch GCCTGAGCCGCGCCCGCGCCCTCGCCGCGATCGTCGCCGCGGAGAAGCCCGATCTGGTCTTCACGGGGAAAACCGGCGTGGGGGGCGACGAGGGGCTCGTGGGGCCGATGCTCGCGGAGCTCGCCGACCTTCCCCATGCCGCCGCCGTGTTCCGCCTCCGGGCCGGGGACGGGACCTTCACCGCACGCCGCACCGTCGAGGGCGCCGTGGAGGTTCTCGAGGGACCGCTCCCCGCGGTGATCGCGTGGGACAAAGGGGAGCACGAGCCGCGGTACGCCTCGCTCAAGGGGATCATGGCCGCCAAGAAGAAGCCTCTCGAGGTCAAGAGCCCGGGCGATCTCGGCCTGCCGGCGGCCGGCCGCGCGGTCGTCTGGGAGTCCCTCGAGCTGCCACCCCCTCGCCAGGCGGGCCGGATCCTGGGGGGCGACGCTGCGGAGAGCTCGCGCGAGCTCGTCCGCCTGCTGCGCGAAGAAGCGAAGGTGATCTGAGATGGCGACCGTGCTCG encodes the following:
- a CDS encoding electron transfer flavoprotein subunit beta/FixA family protein, coding for MKILVCVKHVPDTETKVKVGSDGKSVDEAGVKFVISPYDEYALEEALRLKEAAGAGEVVAACLGREAAQNTLRQALAIGADRAILVQDAALENADGLSRARALAAIVAAEKPDLVFTGKTGVGGDEGLVGPMLAELADLPHAAAVFRLRAGDGTFTARRTVEGAVEVLEGPLPAVIAWDKGEHEPRYASLKGIMAAKKKPLEVKSPGDLGLPAAGRAVVWESLELPPPRQAGRILGGDAAESSRELVRLLREEAKVI